TTAAGCCGCGCCGCGAAGCGGTGTCGGATTGAATGAATTGTTAGGCTTCTTTGCGACGAACCAATAGATCCAAGAGATTATTATTGCCTGCAAAGGACCACGGACTAATAGATAAATTGGCCCCCACTCATTCCCACTCATCGGGATGTGCTTGAAGGCGGCATAAATATTGGCAGGGAAAAACACGACAAGAACAACGATTGCAATAACACCGGAGAACCACCTGGTCTTCTTCAAGAAAAATCCAGCAGCAATAACAAACTCTAGAACTCCTGTTGCATATATCAGAAAAGTCCTTTGAGGCACCCAATCAGGAAGCATCCAAGTTAACTGCTCTGTTTGCACGAAGTGCCCTATGCCCGTGAAAATGAACAGAGTTCCCGCCCCCCAAGCGGCAGCCGATCTGATGTTAATCGTAC
This genomic interval from Pseudoxanthomonas suwonensis 11-1 contains the following:
- a CDS encoding DoxX family protein; translation: MTNIVIMLILLTGPYLLARSVSFFTGGRTINIRSAAAWGAGTLFIFTGIGHFVQTEQLTWMLPDWVPQRTFLIYATGVLEFVIAAGFFLKKTRWFSGVIAIVVLVVFFPANIYAAFKHIPMSGNEWGPIYLLVRGPLQAIIISWIYWFVAKKPNNSFNPTPLRGAA